atggcatgagacacgggcgtgtctcttgaccatgtgagccacatggtctggccatacgggcgtgtgtcccctgcacatttgaaaatttttaatattttctgaaaaaatcTTTAAGTACCcagtttagtcccaacttgtttctaatgagTACTTTGGGACTCGAGGGCTCACagaagggacattatgattgatttcaattggtttctgatatgaatgCTATATAATgtgaaatatctatttattttattcgtaaattctggtaatgctccgtaaacttgttctgacgacggatacaagttaggggtgttacaatttgattCAAGGAAGGACTAAGGTACGACTTGAGAGTTCTAATAGCTATTCAGAGAGAGTGGGTATTTGCAGCCGTAGTTGACAATGCAAAGATAGCAGAAGAGGTGAAGCGCACTGGGCACGAGAGGAGAGACCACGAGAGAAGTAAAAGTAAGGTTAAGAGGGATTTAGGTCCCTCTAGTTCAGTTCAGCGCCCTAAGAAACGTGCTAGATTTGATAGGCCTCCAGGAATGAGGCTTCAGCTGCATCGACTGAGATTCAGGCCTGTAGTGACTGTAGGAGACGCCATCTGGGCAAGTGCTGAAGGAAGTTAGGGGCTTGTCTTTAGTGTGGATTGATGGAGCATCGTGTTCGGGACTACCCCTAGCGACTTAATCAGGTGCAAGCTTCTTCATAAGCTCCGACTCCAGTTTCTGTTGCACTATCGAGAGCCGCTCAATAGCCACCTAGGGATTATGGTATGGCCAGGGATGGTAACGATTTTGGCAGAGGTCAGAGAGCATCGGGCAGAGGTGTGGGTCAGACTGAGGCACGACAACCTACTTTAGTGTACATGGCAAGGCATCACAAGGATAGAGACGATGCCGATGTTATAGTTGGTACGCTATTTATTCATATTGTTCCATACTTTGCTCTGATTGATATTAGGTCTACACATTCATATGTATCTAGTGTTGTATTTGTGAATTTAGGTATATCTGCTGAGTGCACTGCTAGAGTGATTTTTGCAATTAGTCTTTTGGGTCAACTGGTTTGAGTTAATAAGATTTATAGATGAGTTTCGTTAAAGATTCAGGGTATTGTgtttccggctaacttgatggAATTATCATTTGGTGAGATCGAtctaattttgggaatggattggctcgtAGAACATCAGGTTAGTTTAAACTATGCCTCTAAAAGGGTTACTCTAAGATCGGATGAGGACTGTAAGATCATTATGATGAGTGAGCGTCAAAATTACCTTTCTAGCATGATATTCACTCTTATAGCTGAAAAAATAGATTGGAAAGGTTACAATGCATACCTAGCCTTTGTATCTGATTCTGGTTAAAGGTTTCTATTAAGGATATTAGAATTGTGAAAGACTTTCTGAAAGTTTTCCTTGATATATTATCAAGAGTACCACCGGACatggaagttgaatttggtattgaactgTTATCAAGTATTGCTCTAGTGTCCATTACTCATCATATAGCACCAAAGGAGCTTatggaattgaaagctcagctTCAAAAACTTTTTGATTAAAGGTTTATTCGACTGAATGTGTCCCCGTGAGGAGCACCGGTGCTGTTCATCAAGAAAAAGGATGGCACTATgagaatgtgtgtggattactgATAATTGAATAATTTGACAGTAAAAAATAGGTATCTACTTCTGAGGGTCGACAAACTATTCGATTAGTTCTGTGAGAAATCTGCATTTTCCAAAATTGATCTCCGTTCTACTTACCATCAGCTCAAGGTTAAGGAGATTGATTTGTATAAAATGACTTttaagactcgttatgggcactacgagttcctagtcatgccttttggattaacgaatgatCCGACTGCGTTAATGGATATGATGAATTAAGTATTTTAGTCGTTTTTGGATCAGTTTTTCACAGCCTTCatcgatgacattttgatttattctaaaacTGAGAGTGAGCACGATGAACATTTTCGGATAGTTCTGCAAATACTCTGCGAGAAAAagctgtatgccaagtttagtaagtgtgagttctggttgcaaGAGGTTACTTTTCTGGGCCATGTGTCTGTTGAGGGGATCCGAGTTGGTCTAAGAAAGTGAAAGTtgaaattgagtggaaaaagcTGAAGAATGTGTCCAAAATCCAGAGTTTCTTTGGTTTTGTAGGGTACTACTAGAGGTTTGTTGAAGGGTACTCACTTATCACAGCTCCCCTAACTATGCTGTTAAGTAATGACGCTCTATTTTTGTAGTCTGACAAGTAGCAGATGatctttgagaagctcaagtccGTTCCTTTATAGATACCTATTTTGGTACAGCCTACATCGGGTAGGGAGTTTGTTGCCTATAGCATTGCTTTCATGATAGTTTggtttgtgttttgatgcaagatggtaagttagtggcttatgcgtctcgacaaTAAGTCGCACCAGTGCAACTATCCCACGCACGACCTTGAATTAGCTGTAGTTGTCTTCACTGtgaaaatttagaggcactaTCTATATGGTAAGATGTGTATCATTTACACCGGTCAAAAAAGCTTCAAGTATTTGTTAacttagaaggagttgaaccttaggcaacataGTTGGGTCAAGTTGGTTAAGAACTACGACTGTTTGATAGGATATCATCCGGGCAAGGCCAATATTATGGCTGATGCTCTTAGCCATAGAGCGATGACTGAtttaagagcaatgtttgctcttTTAAGTTTATTTGATGATAGTAGTCTTTTGGCTGAGTTACATGTTAACCTGTCCTAGGTTGATCAGATTCAAACTAAATAGTTGAGTGCTAgaaggttaaggctgagcattaaCTACCTTTAGGTCTACTACCACTGGTTAAAATTCCCTTTTAGAAATAGGAAtgtgtgactatggacttcgttagtgtgTTACCCTTGACATCCACTAAGAAGGATTTAGTTTGGGTTATCCTTGATTGTTTGACTAAGTCTGTTTACTTTATTCTGGCCAGGACTGATTATTCGTTAGTGTGTTGTATGTCTCTGAAATTGTAAGATTGCAAGGATTTTTGGTTTCGATCATTTCTGAGAGAGATCTATGTTTTCCTTCTTGACTCTGGAAAAACTTCATGAGGCTTTAGGTACCcgattggattttagtactgCGTACCATCCTTAGACAGATGGAAAATCTGAGAGAGTTATTCAAAATTTGGAGGATATGTTGGGAATTGTGTAATTGAATTCCgtggcagttgggaggattagcTATTGCTGGCTGattttgcgtataataatagttttaagtccagcattcagatggcacctaaTGGGGCTTTATATGGCCGTAAGTGTCAAACTCctctatgttggactgagttaggtgaACATGGGGTTTTAGGTCTCGAACTAGTTTTTGAGATTGAGAATACTGTTAAATTGATTTGCGACCGTCTTAAGGCAACTTTTGATTAACAGAAATTGCATACCAATCCTAAAGGAAAATATATTGAGTATTGTGTAGGTGATTAGGTGTTTCTAAAGGTTTCTTCGTAGAAGAAGGTTTTTCGGTTtggacgtaagggcaagttgagtttGAGGTTTATTGGCCCTTACCGTATTTTGAAGCATATCGAACATGTCacttatcagttagagttacctcttTAGTTAGAttagattcatgatgtgtttcacgtcttgATGCTGAGACGGTATCGATCTGACTTTTCACACATTGTCTCTATTGAGGAGATTGATGTGAGACCGTATTTGGCTTTTGAGGAGGAACTTATTCAGATTTTAGACCAAGACGTAAAGGTCTTGAGAAAGAAAATTGTCCTTCTAGTTAAGATCTTATGGCGGAATCATGGTATCGAGGAAgtagcttgggaatttaaggatTTGATTCGTCAATAATACCCTATTCTATTTGAATCAGGTaatttcgaggtcaaaatttcttttaggggtaaagagttgtaacatccaaaaaatttgaacattttttttgataaattccATCAATAATTGAGTCTTTGTATCTATGGTTAAGTGCTCTGTTTCTGTGTATGAGGTTGGGGGTTCAAAtcttctgttttgaaattttacagTTTATTTTGACATAACTCCTATCATTGAACTAATGATTTAAGTTTAGTTATGCGTTAATctatgtcaagaatgagccttCTGGTTCGATGGTTAAGTTTCTGTATACTTTATGGTCTTGTGTTCAAGTCTCTACATAAGCGAAAcgggaatatatatatttttattttgcagaattagttttttttaaaagaaattggtTCTTGAATGTTTTTTccatcttttccttttcttttatttttcgttagttcttcttcttcttcgctcctttctttttctttcttttctttttggtttcctAATCGCTGAAGTTGCCAAAAATTTTGTTACTATGAGTTTGGGTAGGTGTACATTTCATTTTTGGTTGATTGAAAGGTTAATTACGTGAGTTTTATTGTAGAATTTTTGTTAAGTatccattttcatttgtttttggtCAAAATTGGTTTCGACTTGTTTTGTGTGAATTCGTTGTTAAATAATTGTTGGTTTTCTTTTTAGGCGTAGACATTAAAGGTCACGATCTCCATCATGCTAATTCAAGTAATTTCTATTGACTTGTCAGTAAGTAGTAGTTCGTTTGAAGATTTTGCATCGAAGTTTTCGACATCCTTAGTTAAGTTTTTAATTGTGTGAATTTGGTTGTTTATGTTGCTTAATTGGTTATTGAATGGTCATTTTAGGTTCTAGAATTCTTCGCCTTTGTTGTTACATTGAAATTATACCAAGTGTGTAATGAAAACCCGAGATTATGTAAGTTTCGAGCACCAGAAACATGGCTTTTAACGCTATATGAtagtgtgccaggctgtgtggtaggccgtgtaactcactgtttgtatTTTTGGTCACATAGGCATGTGCCCAGGCAGTGTAACTCACTACTTTGGATTATGGGTCATACGGGCCAAGGATATCGgcatgtgtccaagccgtgtgagaGGTTGTgaagtcacatgggcatgtgccagatcatgtaactcactattttgagccacacggccgtgtagacCACACAAGCTAGACATCCATGTCACGTggatccacacgggcgtgtgggccaagATACTAAAATTTTCCATAGTACTTTAAGCATCATGTGAATTGAGTATAGGCCTTCTATAGGGTCTATGTGATCTGAATTAGACTGTATAActtgatatttaatattttgaagTTGAATAATCAATTATTTGTACGTATAATTGATGCAATAATTGTTGAATGATAATGAGTTGTATTATCTGATTGTGGACTGTATGTACATACCAGATATTTGATATATGTAACCTACATCTGCACCGGGTGGGAATGGTATAAAGAAGGAACTGGTGATAGTTTAATGGTTTGCCGAATTGAGTGGCTAAGCCACAACTCTCTATATGATTTTAGCGATAAAATTCCGATCTGACAGCTATTCTATAATTactttgaaatgtgtaatatcgaCATGAATTGGTGTGTAGCGCTAGGTGGGTACTTAATACCCCATATAGGGTGTTGGGATGGTCTGAGATGGTGTGCAGTGGATGGGGGTAGGAAACAGCATCTGATTTTGATCTATTCTACAGTTTTTTTCTAAATTGTTTTGCATTTGTATCTGATATGTTCTACGTCTTACCTAAACTGTTACGATATTAGTATCATCCGTTTCTGATTCTGTATCTGAATTTGGGCaattactattatatatatatattgtagttTTGCCTATATATCGGTTACACATATTGAGTTATAAGCTCATTTTATTTGTTGACTGCATTACAGGTATCCCACAGAGTTAGGAGGGCCGGAGTGTCGGGAGCTCGGTCATCTCCCTTTATTAGATATTTTactatttgtttaaatttgaattaacaTATGTTTTATTTCAGGTTTCGATTTGTAAGCTCAGATTTCTACGTTGGTTTGTCTAGTTTGGTGTTTTCTAAATGATGAACTTTAAATTACTTTAATGTTggttttttaaatgttttgatgtaGCCTCTAAACTTGGTCTTAACATCTAGGTTGGGTATGGGGTTTTACAAGATTAGAACGCAGGCTTGTACGGGATTGCACTTTGGTGTCTCTATTAGCATTTTGGTGTCTCTATTAGCATTTTGATGCTCTCTAGTGTGTTTTAGGGAAAGCTGTGTATCCAAGTCATGTTGCTATAGTTCATCGGGCTATGAAAATTATGATTAATCTCAAAGTAACTGGTTATTATAAATGATTATTCATTAAAAGGTTTGTATTAAAGTAATATCATGTTTGAACGTTTCATTTGGtgtagatgaaatgaaatgtctatgttatgtatatgaaggTTTTGGTTAAACTATTAACGAACATGAATTATTTAAAGAACTAATTCTGTACTAATTGTGTGAATTCTCGTACATGATTGTCAGGTTAAATTACTCTAAGTTATATTTGTTTTTACATTGTTAATTGAGGTAAGTTGATTTGAATTTcatctatgaacttactaagttattTAAGCTTAATCTGTTTGTTATTGTTTTCTGTAGTTAACGTTTTGCGAAACTGGTTGGGCAGATCAATTTCAatgctcacactatcaagcttctATTTCGGTAGTTTTGATTTGGTTATTTcgatttgtggcatgtatatagagTTTTGAAGTTATTAAACTTAAAGTTCTTGTTGAATTTACAAGCTTGTTTAAAGTTGTTATAAAATGTtaagtttatgttttatattaaacttgtgatgaatgtggaatTCTACATTTGGTTTTGGTATCTTATGGTTTTTAGGTTGACTATATTTGCCTTTGGAAAGTTGGTATAAATGGAAGATTTTGGCACATATTATTTGAGTCATAATTGATGATTGAATGAGATTAACATGTTAATTATATCTTTCATTTGACTGTTTGATGTTAATGTTTGAATTAAGGTGCCAATGAgggtatattggttaggcacttagggtgattgtgaattggtatattttgacatgttttgacaCATTTTGAATATGTTTGGATGTTGGTTAATGAAAGGCTTGGAACCTAAGAAAAGGTGTGTAAAATGACTTGTGTTTGAAGGTGTTTTTGGGTacacatggcctgtgacatggTCTGCCAGATGGTCGTGTGCCCCACACGATTGTAAGACACAACCATGTGCTTTGTTTAATGTGTGATTTTAGGTCCACATAGTTTTAGAGAGCTACACGGCCTGGTGACACGGTTGTGTGATCTTGAATTACACGGGCTTAGGTTATTATACGGTTTGGCCACATGGCCATATCTCTGTATCACACGGACTGAGCCttgtcacacggcctgaccacacgactGTATGACCCATGTTTTAACTATTTAActtgtaataaaaaatatatataaagaagatcttttaaattttaatagttaattgtACCCATAAATCTTCTCATATTGAATTTAGATAAAATAATAGTGAATAATTAAATCACAACCCGACTTCACGTAATCTGTTCTACCTCAAAGTATACACAATTGAACCACattatctaaaaaaaaagaattatgagTTTCACCTATAAAAATTGGAGGTATATGActatatatttaattcaattaactatATCTATAACTAGTTATAAATTCTCTGTGTTTTATATACCTTTCACCCATAAATCAAtgtctttatatttattttttctctctctttcttttttgaatttgagAATCCTCCCATGTAAAATTATGAAGAAAGACAGAAAATCCCATCTCAACTTAAAagcttatatttatattaaactgttttatacacattttatatattatttattgtaaatttattttattttaaaccttTTATATGTTagtttgaattgttttattttaagttgctctatatattattttatttttttgaatattaattatttttaaattatttatattatttactttaaactGTTTTTATAGTATCTATTTTAAaccttatatatattatttatttaaaattatcttattgtttgttttaaattgttttatattattatttcatttttatgtttGTTAATGTTGTTATTAAAAATGATGTACGTCGTGTGAATATTGTCATTACatgttattgaaattatttacTTAACATTTTCATATTGTTGACATTTATTAACCTTGCATCTAATTCGTGTTTTATTTTTCCATGCTCtatgatatatttttgttttatctaaTTTAAATCACATCATGTATTAAGCTCAAAGGTATTTATCTAATATagattgttttattttacttcaaACAACTAACATTGCGAAGTGTCACACTcattattattcaaaaagaaaatcttcaaaataaggcaatatttcgcattTTGGGAATTCaaaaaatcgtaccctaacttagggagtttcaattttcttattaaacctaaatagtaatttaatataaaatttaaagtatatttatatagtcattttgcatttgcattgtttttaatatatgatgttttttttttaatttcttgtaaATCATTTCGTCTCAAATATTATCCCGCATGCAAAAAGACACTTCACTCTCCTTTTGTTAGTGAGCCATGTGAGTATCTCTAGAAGCCAGGGACCCTCTCAACCATAAAATTCAAAGCTCTCTCcatttttatttatcattattttatttaactaTCTCAATTTTTTCCTCATTAATTTAGagctaaatcataaaaaatatattaaaaataataaaattttaattttaattcagatttatgtttatgtttatattgaataaatataattatttgtatatgtaatatgtaaaattaaaaaggtattataatgatgattattttaataatttgtgaaaattaaattaaattaaaattgaatttaaaagtacacaaaattaaagttttacaaCAAAATTAATGAATAGTATTGAGATTTATCTCAAACCTTTTTCATTATTATACTTAATGAttaaaattatgtgtttttgagagaaaaataattttttaatttattttaccacaatggttttaagattttttttttaggtATGAAGGGTATATTTCTAACCCTCTTGATAAAAAGTTCAAAGTGAGCTTCTTTTGGTTGTGTTTTCTGAAGATTGTTAATAGGCTTTAAAttcttttaatcatttttccCACTTGATTCGAGGGCTTTTGATTTGTATTTCTGATGTAAAATTAGAGGGTTGAGttgaaaaaaagtaaaagaaaaatgaaatcctTGAGCAGTGTAGGGCTTGGTTTGAGCATAGTTTTTGGCTGTCTTGTATTAGCTTTGATTGCTGAAGTATATTATCTGTTATGGTGGAAGAACAGGTTAAGAACAAGCACAGATcttgaaaatgatttaaaaacTCCAGGTAAAGATTTGCTTTACATGTTTTTGTGTCATCAGCTTCCATGCCTAGCTCAACTTTGAATCCTCAAGAAATTACATTTGCAGAAGAAGAGCAAAGTCATCATCATAATCTGCAATCAAACAAAGATTTGTTGTTGAAGCCTTTAGATGAAGAACATgggaatggaaatggaaatgatgaGCAGCTTCCACCCAGATTTCTCTTCACAATTATTGAAGAAACAATAGAGGATTTGGAGTCTTTTGAAACCCCATACTTAACCCCTTTTGCTTCACCTCCATTTTTGACCCCTCCACTAACTCCAATTGATGTTGCTTGTTTCAGTCACCAATTGGGATTCAACCCTTTGTTTGAATCCGAAGCTGATGCAAATTTTAATAGGTTaagttcatcatcatcatcatcatcatcgctTCAACCTCCAGCTTCGAGGGTCAAGTTTTGTAAAGAAGCTGAAGCGAAGCTTCATAGGAAACCATTAAAGGAAGATGTTCATAACAATGGCGGATTTAAGCTTTCTTCAGATTATCTCAGAGAGGAAGAAGATGGATCTTTTATCACAATCATTGTTGAT
The sequence above is drawn from the Gossypium hirsutum isolate 1008001.06 chromosome A05, Gossypium_hirsutum_v2.1, whole genome shotgun sequence genome and encodes:
- the LOC107961534 gene encoding uncharacterized protein yields the protein MKSLSSVGLGLSIVFGCLVLALIAEVYYLLWWKNRLRTSTDLENDLKTPEEEQSHHHNLQSNKDLLLKPLDEEHGNGNGNDEQLPPRFLFTIIEETIEDLESFETPYLTPFASPPFLTPPLTPIDVACFSHQLGFNPLFESEADANFNRLSSSSSSSSSLQPPASRVKFCKEAEAKLHRKPLKEDVHNNGGFKLSSDYLREEEDGSFITIIVDNNKEERFSHINQHQSNTPQVLRFS